From Syntrophorhabdaceae bacterium:
GGACAAGGTAATCGTGGCGAACCATGCGATGCTTCACGAGTATAGCTGGGACACCTATACAATGGCGTCCGAGCAGATTCTCAAAAAATACGTGCCGCGGATGGTTCTCGGCGCTTCCACCGTGACCGGAAAAGATTTCTTTCCCAGGCTCGCGGTAAGGCTTAAGGGTTCGATCGTATCCGATGCCATCGGAATAGATGTGAACGAAAGCATTATCAGGATCAAGAAACCCCTCTACGGCGGAAAAGTCTTTTCCTGGATCGAATGCAAGGGAGATTCAACAGCCTTTGTCACCTTCAGGCCCAACTCATTTACCGTGGAGAAGAGGGATCTCGACGGAGAGATCGTTGAAGAACAGTTGCAGATTAATCCGGATCCTCGACTGGTCAGACTAAGTGTGGAAAAGACAGCCTCCAAGAAGGTCGATCTCCAGGAGACTGATTTTATTATCTGTGGCGGCAGGGGCATGAAGGGTCCGGAACATTTTCAGTTGCTCGAAGAGATAGCCGATCTTTCGGGGGGAAGAGTGGGCGCGTCTCGTTCCGTCGTGGACAGCAAGTGGAGAGATTATGATGATCAGATCGGCAAGAGCGGCAAGACGGTATCGCCCAAGCTCTACATAGGCTGTGGCGTGTCCGGGGCTCTCCACCATATTATGGGCATGGATACGTCTAAGGTGATCGTGGCTATTAACAAAGATCCCAAAGCCCCGATCTTTCAATACGCCGACTATGGAATCATTGACGATCTTTTTACCGTGCTCCCCGTGCTCAAGGAAGAGCTGAAGAGAGTCAGAGAAGAAAGCTAAGATGGAAAAGATTGACGTTGTCGTAGTGGGTGCCGGACTCGCGGGACTTTCCTGCGCATACAAGCTCGCCGAAAAAGGGCTTCAAGTTATCGTTGTAGAGAGAGGAGATTTCCCCGGGAGCAAAAACGTGACCGGCGGACGCCTTTACACTCTGCCGATAAAGCCTTTTATCGGCGATATGCTTGACGAAGCTCCTTTCGAGAGGCAGGTCGTTCGTGAGCGTCTGAGCCTTCTCGCGAAAGAGAATTCGATCACCGTAGATTTTACCGGTGATCGATTAAGAAGAGAGGGGCACAGCTACACGGTGCTCCGCGCGCGCTTTGACAGATGGCTCTCGGAAAAGTTGACGTCAAAGGGCGTTTTCGTCATATCCAGGCATAAGGTTGACGATTTGATCTGGGAGGAAGGCTTGGTGTCAGGTATCAGGGCAGGCAGCGAGGAGATTCGCGCTCACGTCGTGGTCGCATCGGATGGTGTGCTCTCGTTTATGGCGGAAAAGGCAGGGCTCAAATCCAGGCTGGCACCAGAGAGATACGCCCTGGCTATGAAAGAGATCATAGAACTGCCCGAGGGAAAGATAAATGACAGATTCAACGTAGAGACGGGCCAAGGCGTTGCACACCTATTTGCAGGTGACGTAACAAAGGGTATTTTCGGAGGTGGATTTCTTTATACCAACAGAGATACGGTTTCCATAGGCGTGGTGGCCGGTATAGAGGGGCTCATGGAAAGGACCCCTCCTATTGATGCGTACACCCTGATTGACGCCTTCAAAGAACGCTACGAGATAAGAAGGCTCTTGGACGGAGGAAATCTCGTCGAATATTCGGCCCACATCATACCCGAGGGCGGATATAAATCCCTCTCCAAGCTCTATGGCAACGGTATCATCGTAACCGGGGACGCGGCCGGTTTTGCGCTGAACATGGGTGTCACGGTGCGCGGTATGGATTTTGCGATAGTTTCCGGAATCCTTGCTGCTGAGACCATTTTTCAAGCGAAAGACAGGGGAGATTTTTCTGCGGCGAGCCTCGCATCATACGAAAAACGATTGCGAGAAACCTTCGTATTGCAGGACTTCGAGGCCTCCCGCGAGATGACCGAATATCTTGAGCACGAAGACTTCTTTTCCTTCTATCCCGAACGTTTTCCCGGTTTTTTGGAAAAGATCATGTGGTTCGGGGAAGGCCCTAAGGAGAGATTAGGAAGATCCCTGTGGAATGAACTCAAGTCATCAGGCATGCTCAGTTTTAAAAGAATAAAAGACCTCTACCATATAAGAAAGATCTGAGGTGGATAGAATATGCGCATAGACGAAAAGCTGGCCCTCGATGCCTTTAAGACCGATAAGGAAAGCCATATCAGGATTGATCATGCGACATGCAGGGCAAAGTGTACCACCAGGTACTGCTTGTTTGTGTGCCCCGGTCACCTGTACGAATATGATGAGGAACACGACGAAATGAAAGTAGAGTACGCAGGATGCCTCGAATGCGGCACATGTATGGTTGCGTGCAAAGAGGGTGCGATCAACTGGGTTTACCCGCGCGGCGAATTCGGCGTTCAGTATCGACATGGTTAGGCTCACTCGTAATGATCCGGCTTCATTGGCTTTTTGCCAATACAACCCAATTTATTCTGAAAGTTTTTGGATAATTTCCTCACCTATTACTTAAAGTGTACAATTAAACTGCGTGATTAGACTCACATTTTTTTCTTGACAATTGTTTTAAACTGTATATTATTTACTCTATGACGGTATGCCATGCAAGATACCAAGAGTGATAATTTGCAGTTTAAGAGCGAAAATGAAAAGTGGATCAGTAGCGAGGAGTTGCTGAGCAAGTGCGACATCTCTCGATCCACCCTGAATAACTACATAAAGGTAGGTATCGTACCAAGACCAAATATCATAAAGAATGCCGATGAAAGCTTGGTCGTTTGTTTCCCCATAGGGGTTGTGGATATAGTCAACAAGGTGAAGCGGGCTAGGGATGAGGGGGAAACAATGGAGGAAATCATCAAACGGATGAAGGAGCAGCAGGCAGACGATCATAGCGTTCAAATCGACAAAAAAAACACGCTCTTAGACGAAAAAGTTAAGAAAATACTGGAAATAGGTGGCAACGGACTGCGGCTCACTTTGGAGGACCTCCGTACTCCCGCCTATCTTCTCAACTATCAATTCGAAATTGAATGGATCAATGCACAGGCCGAAGAGTCAATCTTTGGTAAAAGCATCAAGACGATCAGGGATGTTGAATACAGGAACGTTTTTCGTCTGTTTCTCAACTGGGAATTCAGCCATTTCATAAAGAACTGGGAAGAATTCCTCAACTATCACATGACCTTTTTCAGGGCAAAATCGAAGAAGGAGAATATCGACAGTCTTTACACGGGCATATCCGGTAAGGAAGTAGATTACCTGCAGAAGGCCTTCGATAAGGCCAAGGATATACCCATGGAAAAGATCTACCAACAGCCCGTCACCGTTGCGGAAAAGGGTAAGCCCGAGGAAAAGTACGTTACCTATACGACGTTTTTTAGAGAAGGTATGTTCTTCCTCTATTTGTCGGCCGATAACGTGCCCGAAGGCATCACCGAGTACCTGTCGAACCGTGAGATGGTGGTGAGAGACCTCTTGCAAAAAAGACTGCCGACTCTTGTTTCGTTCAGCGTACTGGTCGCTGACCTTCAGAGTTCTGTGCGCATATGTGCCGAGCTCCAACCGGAAGAATATTTCGAACTGATAAACTCTATGTGGAGGCTCCTCGAAGAGTCCTTCAAGAAATTCAATGGTATCTTTGGAAAGCGGATAGGCGATGGTGTTGTCTATTACTTTCTCAAGAAGCAGGATCCCAATTACATCATGAATTCGATCAACTGTGCACTGGAGATTCGTGAAAGAATGGAACGGTTCTCCAGCGAGTGGAAGATTCGTAAGAAATGGATCAATGACCTTTACCTCAATATGGGTATCAATGAGGGCCGTGAATATTTCAGTACAACCACCCCGTCGTCGACGAACGTAGAGTTTACCGCCCTGGGCGACACCATCAACTACGCTTCGAGACTCTCAAATCTGGCCCGGTTTGGCTCGATTATTACGACGAAAAACCTTATGAACGAACTCACCGAAGAAAATAGGAACACGCTACGTTTCGGCGTAACCAAACGGATCCATGACAGAGATGTCTTTGTTGAGAAAGTCTTCTCGCGCGTGGTCGATCTCGCGAGCGGTGATGACACAAGCAAACAGAGATTTGTTGATATTGCGGCCCTTCCGGTCACGGAGATTATCGGATAGGCGTGATCGGTATATAAGCGGCCCGCAAAAGCAATCCTAAACAAATTTATATCCAGCAAGCCCTAACGTCGGACTCTTTCGTCGCAACCCGAGCCTGGTATCGCGCGCAATTGCCCTTGACGCATCTTTTCTCACCTCCTGCGACCACGGCCTTTCGGCCGCCTTGTAAGGTGCGCTTAAGCCCGTGCTGCGCAATTACGCGGCCTTTCTTGGCCGATAGGCGAGCCTCGGAAATCTTCGATAGCGGTCGCCATGCCTGGCTATCTATCTTTTTGTACTTATATTATATGAGATGAGCATAGGTCGATCCGTAATTCGTATTCTTAACTGACGAAGGATGTGGCATGCACGTTGTCTGTTGCATAAAGCAGGTACCTGATACTGCGGAGGTGAAGATTGATCCGGAAACCAATACGCTGATTCGGGCAGGGGTAGAGTCGATCGCCAATCCTTATGATATGGTGGCCCTTGAGGCGGCATTATCCATAAAAGACAGGTACGGCGGACGCGTCACCGCAGTGAGTATGGGACCGCCTCAAGCCGAAGAGGTGTTAAGAGAGGCAATAGCCCTGGGCGCTGATCAGGCAGTGCTTCTTTCTGACCGGGCGTTTGCCGGGGCCGATACGCTCGCGACGGGCTATACGCTTACAAAGGCCATCGAGCATATCGGACGTACTAACCCCGTGGATCTGATTCTCTGTGGAAAGCAGGCCATCGACGGAGATACCGCCCAGGTTGGACCGGGTGTCGCCACCGGCCTCGGTTATACCCAGTTGACCTATGTTGTTAAGATCAGAGAGATTGATGAAAAAGCCCGTACCATCACGGTAGAGCGGAAAGTCGAAGGCGGCTCGCAAGTCGTCCGGGGTGTAATTCCCGCCGTGCTTACCTGTGAGCTCGATCTCGCGAAGCCGAGACGGGCTTCTCTTCCCCGGCTCATGCATTCCATCCGGATTGATATTCCTGTATGGAACGGTGCAACCATCGAGGCGGACCCCGATAGGCTCGGCTTAAAGGGCTCTCCCACGTGGGTGAGAAAGATATTCTCCCCTCCTCTGAAGCAAGGAGGACCGCTTCTTGACGCTCGCGATGAAGTTGACGAGGCAGTGGAGAAGTGCCTGAGCATCATACTGCTCGATGAAACATTTGCCTCAAAGTTGCTGAAGCGCGAGGTGCTCTGAACGATATGCCTAAGAATTCAAAGGGTATCGAAATAGCCGAGATTATTTCCGACAAGTGTATCGGATGTCAGATCTGTGTTGCTGAATGCCCTGTGGGTGCGATTGAGATGTCCGGTGGCACTGCGGTCATAGATCCCGAAGTCTGCATCGGCTGCGGCAAATGTTTCGATGTCTGTCCTGTGAATGCCGTCAAGTTTGAAAGGATACGGCGAAAGGGAACCACCATCAGGAAGGAAGAGACCGTAAACGTTGCCCTTGCCAACTATCAGGGCGTTGCCATCTTTATTGAGATAAGGGATGGTCGGGGGGCACCGGTTTCATGGGAGCTTGCCGGGGCGGCATGTGAATTGGCGCAAAAGCTCAAGACCAAAGTGATCGGTTTTCTTATCGGCAGGGATGCGGGCCATATCGCTCAAGAGGCAATCGCGTACGGATGTGACGAAGTCCATGTAGTTGACGACCCTTTGCTTGGAACCTATTTTTCAAAGTCTTACGGGGCTGCGCTGGCCAACCTCTGTCGCACCGTGAAACCGGCGATCGTACTCATCGGAGCCACGTCCGTCGGCAGGGATTTGGCGAGCGTGGTCGCCACCGAGATTCAAACAGGACTGACGGCGGACTGCACAAGCCTTGATATCGATGAAGAAAAGAAGATGCTCCTCATGACAAGACCCACATTCGGAGGTAACATCATGGCCACCATCTTCTGTGAGCGCCATCGCCCGCAGATGAGCACGGTTCGGCCAAAAGTCTTCCGGCTTCATCCGAAGGACAATACCAGGACGGGCAGTATATACGCATATCCGTACACGCCTCCCCTGGGAGCTGTTCCCGAGATCATTGATTTCATAAGGGATGCGGCAGATACGGACGCCGTTGATATCACAAGGTTTCCTGCGCTCGTTGTCGCGGGAAAGGGGGCGTGTGATCCCGAGACCATGCCCATGCTTCAACAACTTGCCGATCTCGTCGGAGGGGTGGTAGCGTGTTCAAGGCCTGTTGTCGAAGCCGGTTTGATGCCCTACGAGCGTCAGGTCGGCCAGACGGGGAAGACCGTGGCGCCGGATCTCTATCTCGCAATCGGGGTGTCAGGGGCCGTACAGCATCTTGTGGGCATGCAGGGTTCAGCCAAGGTCGTTGCGGTTAACTCCGATCCGAGGGCGCCCATCTTCAGTGTTGCTGATGCGGGGATCGTGGGCGACTACAGACAGGTAGTGCCGGTGATGATCGAAAAGTTGCGGATACGGGCAAACCGTATCAGATCAGGATAATGATATGCAGGAAAGATTTGATGTAGCCATCGTGGGCGCGGGACCGGCAGGCATCTCGGCGGCATATATCCTCGCCAGCAAAGGCATTAAGACGGTAATTTTTGAGCGGGGAATGTATCCCGGGGCCAAGAATATTTCGGGAGGCGTTCTCTACGGACATGACCTGGCGGAGATTATCCCGGATTTCATGGACCGGGATTGCCCCGTTGAGCGCAATATCATTGAATCACGACTCTGGTATCTCGCGAGGGATGGCGGATATAGCGTGGCCTTTAGGGATAGGGTATTCGCAGAGAAAAAACCGTTCAATTCGTTTACGGTTGGGCGGGCAAAATTCGACCGGTGGTTTGCGAATCAAGCACAATCACAGGGCGTCCTTCTTGTGCCAGGCACGGTGGTGACGGGTTTACTCAGAAACAGCCGGAACCACGTCGTCGGTATTCAAACGGATCGCCCCGATGGAGCAACGGAATCAAGGGTGGTGTTGCTTGGCGACGGAATCAACTCGGCCCTCGCGGCTAAGACAGGATTTCGTCCTGAGCCGCGGCCTCGTGATGTGGCGCTTGCGGTCAAAGAGGTTATTGAGCTATCCGAGGAGACGATCAATGAGCGGTTCGGGGTGACAACAGGCCAGGGGGTGACTGCAGAAATCTTGGGGGAGATGACCGGCGGCATGGACGGCATCGCGGTGATCTACACGAATAAAAAGTCTCTCTCCCTTTGCATAGGGGCCAATCTTTCCGACCTTATGGAACGGAAGATCAGACCGTATGAAATGCTGGAAGAGTTTAAATCCCACCCCATGGTAGTGCCTCTGATCAAAGACGGGCAACCCAAGGAATACATGGCCCATTGGATAGCCGAGGGTGGGTACGACAGTATCCCCCGGCTCTCAGGCGACGGGTTTCTTATTGCCGGTGATTCCGGTATGTTGTTTAACGCCCTGCACCGCGAGGGGTCTAATATGGCGATGACGTCCGGCCGGTTAGCAGCCGAGACCATTATCGAAGCTTTCAATAAGGGCGACTTCACGCAACACGGATTGGCGGGCTACGCGGATCGGTTGCGGAACTCCTATATCATGCCTGATATGAAGAAGTACCGGGGCTTCAACGAATTCCGGCTTCACCATCATGAACTTTTTACGGTGCTGCCTGAGCTCGCAAGCTTTGCAGCCCGTCAAATGCTTACCGTGGACGGAAAGCCGAAGAAGGTGAAACAAAAAGCCATTTGGAGAAAGATCAGGCGAGATATCTCACTACGAAGATTGCTTAAGATCTTCTGGCACGGATTAAGGAGTGTAAGATGACCGCAAAGGTTGAAGACAAACTGTTCCTCGACCGTTTTCGCGTGGACGAAACTGCCCATATCCGGATCGTTGACCCGACAATCTGCATGAACGCATGCGAGGAGCAGCCCTGTCTCTACTTTTGCCCTGCCAATGTGTACAGACTCGAAAAAGACCGGATCAGCGTCTCCTACGAGGGATGCCTGGAATGTGGCTCCTGCCGCATCGGCTGCCCTCA
This genomic window contains:
- a CDS encoding electron transfer flavoprotein subunit alpha/FixB family protein, with translation MPKDIFVLVECKDRSVRKASLEILSKGKQIAGKLGCEVCAVIMGNDIKDLAESLKAYADKVIVANHAMLHEYSWDTYTMASEQILKKYVPRMVLGASTVTGKDFFPRLAVRLKGSIVSDAIGIDVNESIIRIKKPLYGGKVFSWIECKGDSTAFVTFRPNSFTVEKRDLDGEIVEEQLQINPDPRLVRLSVEKTASKKVDLQETDFIICGGRGMKGPEHFQLLEEIADLSGGRVGASRSVVDSKWRDYDDQIGKSGKTVSPKLYIGCGVSGALHHIMGMDTSKVIVAINKDPKAPIFQYADYGIIDDLFTVLPVLKEELKRVREES
- a CDS encoding FAD-dependent oxidoreductase, whose amino-acid sequence is MEKIDVVVVGAGLAGLSCAYKLAEKGLQVIVVERGDFPGSKNVTGGRLYTLPIKPFIGDMLDEAPFERQVVRERLSLLAKENSITVDFTGDRLRREGHSYTVLRARFDRWLSEKLTSKGVFVISRHKVDDLIWEEGLVSGIRAGSEEIRAHVVVASDGVLSFMAEKAGLKSRLAPERYALAMKEIIELPEGKINDRFNVETGQGVAHLFAGDVTKGIFGGGFLYTNRDTVSIGVVAGIEGLMERTPPIDAYTLIDAFKERYEIRRLLDGGNLVEYSAHIIPEGGYKSLSKLYGNGIIVTGDAAGFALNMGVTVRGMDFAIVSGILAAETIFQAKDRGDFSAASLASYEKRLRETFVLQDFEASREMTEYLEHEDFFSFYPERFPGFLEKIMWFGEGPKERLGRSLWNELKSSGMLSFKRIKDLYHIRKI
- a CDS encoding 4Fe-4S dicluster domain-containing protein; translation: MRIDEKLALDAFKTDKESHIRIDHATCRAKCTTRYCLFVCPGHLYEYDEEHDEMKVEYAGCLECGTCMVACKEGAINWVYPRGEFGVQYRHG
- a CDS encoding adenylate/guanylate cyclase domain-containing protein; this translates as MQDTKSDNLQFKSENEKWISSEELLSKCDISRSTLNNYIKVGIVPRPNIIKNADESLVVCFPIGVVDIVNKVKRARDEGETMEEIIKRMKEQQADDHSVQIDKKNTLLDEKVKKILEIGGNGLRLTLEDLRTPAYLLNYQFEIEWINAQAEESIFGKSIKTIRDVEYRNVFRLFLNWEFSHFIKNWEEFLNYHMTFFRAKSKKENIDSLYTGISGKEVDYLQKAFDKAKDIPMEKIYQQPVTVAEKGKPEEKYVTYTTFFREGMFFLYLSADNVPEGITEYLSNREMVVRDLLQKRLPTLVSFSVLVADLQSSVRICAELQPEEYFELINSMWRLLEESFKKFNGIFGKRIGDGVVYYFLKKQDPNYIMNSINCALEIRERMERFSSEWKIRKKWINDLYLNMGINEGREYFSTTTPSSTNVEFTALGDTINYASRLSNLARFGSIITTKNLMNELTEENRNTLRFGVTKRIHDRDVFVEKVFSRVVDLASGDDTSKQRFVDIAALPVTEIIG
- a CDS encoding electron transfer flavoprotein subunit beta/FixA family protein, yielding MHVVCCIKQVPDTAEVKIDPETNTLIRAGVESIANPYDMVALEAALSIKDRYGGRVTAVSMGPPQAEEVLREAIALGADQAVLLSDRAFAGADTLATGYTLTKAIEHIGRTNPVDLILCGKQAIDGDTAQVGPGVATGLGYTQLTYVVKIREIDEKARTITVERKVEGGSQVVRGVIPAVLTCELDLAKPRRASLPRLMHSIRIDIPVWNGATIEADPDRLGLKGSPTWVRKIFSPPLKQGGPLLDARDEVDEAVEKCLSIILLDETFASKLLKREVL
- a CDS encoding electron transfer flavoprotein subunit alpha encodes the protein MPKNSKGIEIAEIISDKCIGCQICVAECPVGAIEMSGGTAVIDPEVCIGCGKCFDVCPVNAVKFERIRRKGTTIRKEETVNVALANYQGVAIFIEIRDGRGAPVSWELAGAACELAQKLKTKVIGFLIGRDAGHIAQEAIAYGCDEVHVVDDPLLGTYFSKSYGAALANLCRTVKPAIVLIGATSVGRDLASVVATEIQTGLTADCTSLDIDEEKKMLLMTRPTFGGNIMATIFCERHRPQMSTVRPKVFRLHPKDNTRTGSIYAYPYTPPLGAVPEIIDFIRDAADTDAVDITRFPALVVAGKGACDPETMPMLQQLADLVGGVVACSRPVVEAGLMPYERQVGQTGKTVAPDLYLAIGVSGAVQHLVGMQGSAKVVAVNSDPRAPIFSVADAGIVGDYRQVVPVMIEKLRIRANRIRSG
- a CDS encoding FAD-dependent oxidoreductase — protein: MQERFDVAIVGAGPAGISAAYILASKGIKTVIFERGMYPGAKNISGGVLYGHDLAEIIPDFMDRDCPVERNIIESRLWYLARDGGYSVAFRDRVFAEKKPFNSFTVGRAKFDRWFANQAQSQGVLLVPGTVVTGLLRNSRNHVVGIQTDRPDGATESRVVLLGDGINSALAAKTGFRPEPRPRDVALAVKEVIELSEETINERFGVTTGQGVTAEILGEMTGGMDGIAVIYTNKKSLSLCIGANLSDLMERKIRPYEMLEEFKSHPMVVPLIKDGQPKEYMAHWIAEGGYDSIPRLSGDGFLIAGDSGMLFNALHREGSNMAMTSGRLAAETIIEAFNKGDFTQHGLAGYADRLRNSYIMPDMKKYRGFNEFRLHHHELFTVLPELASFAARQMLTVDGKPKKVKQKAIWRKIRRDISLRRLLKIFWHGLRSVR
- a CDS encoding 4Fe-4S dicluster domain-containing protein, with protein sequence MTAKVEDKLFLDRFRVDETAHIRIVDPTICMNACEEQPCLYFCPANVYRLEKDRISVSYEGCLECGSCRIGCPHLNIEWRFPTGGYGISHRFG